The Thioalkalivibrio sulfidiphilus HL-EbGr7 genome includes a window with the following:
- a CDS encoding alpha/beta fold hydrolase yields the protein MEGPIHAPLRHFTASDGLRLGYRAHRCGLPEAPALVTLHGLASNGTRFSEFCAHSRLRDTWDLYQPDLRGHGASMTRKAFSRWLWCQDQISLLDREGHGQAVFMGHSLGAQVAMELAVRHPDRVRALILIDPVFPEALRGVLAVVRRLNLLNCLLVPPVRLIGRIFAASRRFPYRDLHALDAQARQRLEEGELQDIVRLYMSPRADLRFLPLANYLQDLREVVRPLPGPELIRQPVLVLQSGESGISDPQITTRQIQLFPHAECVHIDADHWLLTEQPDQARDVIDQWCLARLI from the coding sequence ATGGAAGGACCGATACACGCCCCTCTACGACACTTCACCGCGAGCGACGGCCTTCGCCTGGGCTACCGCGCACACCGCTGCGGGCTTCCCGAGGCACCGGCCCTGGTCACCCTGCATGGTCTGGCCAGCAACGGCACCCGCTTCAGCGAGTTCTGCGCCCACAGCCGCCTGCGTGATACCTGGGATCTCTACCAGCCGGACCTGCGTGGCCATGGCGCCTCCATGACCCGCAAGGCCTTTAGTCGATGGCTCTGGTGCCAGGACCAGATCAGCCTGCTGGACAGGGAAGGGCACGGACAGGCGGTGTTCATGGGCCACAGCCTGGGAGCCCAGGTGGCCATGGAACTGGCGGTACGGCATCCGGACCGGGTGCGGGCGCTGATCCTCATCGACCCGGTGTTCCCCGAGGCACTGCGCGGCGTGCTGGCTGTCGTGCGCCGTCTCAACCTTCTCAACTGTCTGCTCGTCCCGCCCGTCAGGCTGATCGGCCGGATCTTCGCGGCCAGTCGCCGTTTCCCCTACCGGGACCTGCATGCCCTGGATGCACAGGCACGTCAGAGGCTGGAAGAGGGAGAACTACAGGATATCGTGCGCCTGTACATGAGCCCACGGGCCGATCTGCGGTTTCTGCCCCTGGCCAACTATCTCCAGGACCTGCGCGAGGTGGTCCGGCCCTTGCCTGGGCCCGAACTGATCAGGCAACCAGTGCTGGTGCTGCAATCCGGGGAATCCGGCATCAGCGACCCGCAGATCACCACTCGCCAGATCCAGCTGTTTCCCCATGCTGAATGCGTACACATCGACGCAGATCACTGGCTGCTCACGGAACAACCCGACCAAGCACGGGATGTCATCGATCAATGGTGCCTTGCAAGGCTCATATAG
- a CDS encoding methyl-accepting chemotaxis protein, whose amino-acid sequence MKGIRLTIRMRLYLMITLALLFMVIVGVMGLRGMSQADEGLRTVYEDRLVPTGQISGIIESLMDNRIQLVTVLRDPTPANIQARTRTIEENIADIDRTWNAFMETYLTPRERELADAFIREEQAFVYQGLTPAIQALRNGNLTEASRLLETEVEPRYRNFRAVAQDLLNLQLEVADQVYKDAVAHYIWTRNLTIALLIAAVLVSLFVSYFVVRRITGVVTDLEAASASMANGDLTVTVLEIGDDELTRVTRSFNHMARGFRDIIGQVTGAATQLAAASEELSAVTTQTTQGVKEQQSQTDQVATAMNEMTTSVHEVARSASEASQSAARANEESTEGKQVVAKAIDSIEGLSNEVNKAAEVIRQLEDDSEKIGAVLDVIQGIAEQTNLLALNAAIEAARAGEQGRGFAVVADEVRTLASRTQQSTQEIEQMIERLQKGARTAVTVMQEGSKQANETTGLAADAAESLEVIIRAVGSINDMNAQIASAAEEQGAVVEEINRNVVKINEGVQDVAAGSDQTATATEELARLASELRETVQRFRIA is encoded by the coding sequence ATGAAAGGCATAAGACTCACAATCAGAATGCGACTTTATCTCATGATCACCCTGGCGCTGCTGTTCATGGTCATCGTTGGCGTCATGGGGCTGCGCGGCATGTCCCAGGCCGATGAAGGCCTGCGCACCGTCTACGAGGACCGGCTTGTTCCCACGGGTCAGATCTCGGGGATCATTGAAAGTCTCATGGACAACCGCATTCAGCTCGTCACCGTGCTTCGCGACCCCACTCCCGCGAACATCCAGGCACGTACGCGAACCATCGAAGAAAACATTGCAGACATAGATCGCACCTGGAATGCCTTCATGGAAACCTACCTCACGCCCCGTGAACGGGAGCTCGCCGATGCATTCATTCGAGAGGAGCAGGCCTTCGTCTACCAGGGCCTCACTCCCGCCATCCAGGCCCTGCGCAATGGCAATCTGACAGAGGCGTCTCGTTTGCTGGAAACCGAGGTCGAACCCCGCTATCGCAACTTCAGAGCAGTGGCCCAGGACCTGCTGAACCTGCAGCTGGAGGTCGCCGACCAGGTCTACAAGGATGCCGTTGCCCATTACATCTGGACCCGCAACCTGACCATCGCGCTCCTGATCGCTGCGGTGCTGGTTTCACTGTTTGTCTCGTATTTCGTGGTCCGACGCATTACCGGCGTTGTCACGGACCTGGAGGCGGCCAGCGCAAGCATGGCCAATGGTGATCTGACTGTCACCGTGCTGGAAATCGGCGACGACGAGTTGACCCGCGTCACTCGGTCTTTCAACCACATGGCAAGAGGTTTTCGCGATATCATCGGCCAGGTCACCGGGGCTGCGACTCAGCTCGCAGCGGCCTCCGAGGAACTTTCCGCGGTCACGACCCAGACGACCCAGGGCGTGAAGGAACAGCAGAGCCAGACCGACCAGGTCGCCACGGCCATGAACGAAATGACCACCTCCGTGCACGAAGTCGCGCGCAGCGCCTCCGAGGCCTCCCAATCCGCCGCACGGGCGAACGAGGAATCCACGGAAGGCAAGCAGGTGGTGGCCAAGGCCATCGACTCCATCGAGGGTCTGAGCAATGAGGTGAACAAGGCCGCCGAGGTCATCCGGCAACTGGAGGACGACAGTGAAAAGATCGGTGCCGTGCTGGATGTGATCCAGGGGATCGCCGAGCAGACCAACCTACTGGCGCTCAACGCCGCCATCGAGGCCGCCCGGGCCGGAGAACAGGGCCGTGGATTCGCCGTGGTCGCGGACGAGGTACGCACCCTCGCCAGCCGGACGCAGCAGTCCACTCAGGAGATCGAGCAGATGATCGAACGCCTGCAGAAAGGTGCCAGGACAGCGGTAACCGTGATGCAGGAGGGCAGCAAGCAGGCCAATGAAACCACCGGGCTTGCAGCCGACGCCGCGGAATCCCTCGAGGTGATCATCCGTGCCGTCGGATCCATCAACGACATGAATGCCCAGATCGCGAGCGCTGCCGAAGAACAGGGCGCCGTGGTTGAGGAAATCAACCGTAACGTGGTCAAGATCAACGAGGGTGTTCAGGACGTGGCCGCAGGTTCCGATCAGACCGCGACCGCCACGGAGGAACTGGCCCGCCTGGCCTCCGAACTGCGGGAGACCGTGCAACGTTTTCGCATTGCCTGA
- a CDS encoding diguanylate cyclase domain-containing protein — protein sequence MIKRLAELIFAKDKRPSLALVRRSALLTLVLLCIYAAVSLYYLTALQSAMTQVSEVHNRKVELIHRMSNVVQARSLQLYSAAFKNDPWFRDERFMEFRAVAVEFIDLRDRLIALGLEPREQALLDDALDIIRITAPLQEDIMQRILGGEEGPELWSAIVDQDLPLEMALLNIFQRLAQTVQDNAYAAQLDSEASYHTALRVIAVVTLLIIISVLAGALRVLVRLRSIENSLNEEKELAIGTLNNIADGVIVTDSQGFILSMNRAAGHMTGLAPERALGESIDEVYRLSRPSGDPCMPPGVFATLLSGVATRAHRYQTLEDRQGVLHYVEETVSPIFDENDQRVRVSFIFRDVSADLAHMEQMTWDAQHDHLTGALNRRAFEVELQRACLDTRQGRACTLIYLDLDDFKHLNDTHGHHAGDAFLVALVRTMSSCIRRHDSLARLGGDEFAILLNDCDLNNAQQIVDNLARSISELTFTFEGRALKGAGASIGVHAITSRDTDPETVMRRVDEACYVAKRRGKNQVCIVA from the coding sequence GTGATAAAACGCCTGGCCGAGCTGATTTTTGCCAAAGACAAGCGCCCCAGTCTCGCCCTGGTGCGGCGCAGTGCGCTGCTGACCCTGGTCCTGCTCTGCATCTATGCGGCCGTGAGCCTCTACTACCTCACCGCCCTGCAGTCCGCCATGACCCAGGTCTCCGAGGTCCACAACCGCAAGGTGGAACTGATCCACCGCATGTCCAACGTCGTCCAGGCCCGCTCCCTGCAGCTCTACAGCGCGGCCTTCAAGAACGACCCCTGGTTCCGGGACGAACGCTTCATGGAATTCCGCGCCGTGGCGGTCGAGTTCATCGATTTGCGCGACCGGCTCATTGCCCTGGGCCTGGAACCCAGGGAACAGGCCCTGCTGGACGACGCCCTGGACATCATTCGCATCACCGCACCGCTGCAGGAGGACATCATGCAGCGCATCCTGGGAGGAGAAGAAGGCCCGGAGCTCTGGTCGGCCATCGTCGACCAGGATCTGCCCCTGGAGATGGCCCTGCTGAACATCTTTCAGCGCCTGGCGCAGACCGTGCAGGACAACGCCTACGCCGCGCAGCTTGATTCCGAGGCCAGTTACCACACGGCCCTGCGTGTGATCGCCGTGGTCACGCTGCTGATCATCATCTCGGTGCTCGCCGGCGCCCTGCGTGTGCTGGTGCGCCTGAGAAGCATCGAGAACTCCCTCAACGAGGAGAAGGAACTGGCGATCGGCACCCTGAACAACATCGCCGATGGCGTGATCGTGACCGACTCCCAGGGGTTCATCCTGTCCATGAACCGGGCCGCCGGCCACATGACCGGTCTTGCACCGGAGCGCGCCCTGGGTGAATCCATCGACGAGGTCTACCGACTGAGCCGTCCGAGCGGCGACCCCTGCATGCCCCCCGGGGTGTTTGCAACCCTGCTGTCGGGCGTGGCCACCCGCGCCCACCGCTACCAGACACTGGAAGACCGCCAGGGTGTCCTGCACTACGTGGAGGAGACCGTTTCGCCCATCTTCGACGAGAACGACCAGCGCGTGCGGGTGAGCTTCATCTTCCGCGACGTGAGCGCGGACCTTGCGCACATGGAACAGATGACCTGGGACGCCCAGCACGATCACCTCACCGGGGCACTCAACCGCCGCGCCTTCGAGGTGGAACTGCAGCGCGCCTGCCTGGATACCAGGCAGGGCAGGGCATGCACTCTCATCTATCTGGACCTGGATGACTTCAAACACCTCAACGACACCCACGGGCACCACGCCGGCGATGCCTTCCTGGTGGCCCTGGTGAGGACCATGTCCAGCTGCATCCGCCGTCACGACAGCCTGGCTCGCCTGGGTGGAGACGAGTTTGCCATCCTGCTCAATGATTGCGATTTGAACAATGCCCAACAGATCGTCGACAATCTCGCCCGTTCGATTAGTGAGCTGACCTTCACCTTCGAGGGTCGCGCACTCAAGGGGGCTGGCGCCAGCATCGGCGTGCATGCCATCACATCCCGTGACACGGACCCGGAGACCGTCATGCGGCGCGTCGATGAGGCCTGTTACGTGGCCAAGCGTCGCGGCAAAAACCAGGTCTGCATCGTGGCCTGA
- a CDS encoding sulfite exporter TauE/SafE family protein, whose product MMDAFSLNEILVVVTVVLGAALIHGVFGLGFPMVATPLLALVTDVQTAILMTLGPNIAVNVWSMLRGGNLGESLGRFWHVAAWMLLGSVLGTLLLILLDPNPFRLLLALTIVLYLLSDQIKRIDFSIIQRHPKGSGRVAGLAGGLMGGTVNVGGPALMIYFLELRVAPLVVVQATNLAFLVGKSAQTATFTAFGMISPGLVLLSLPLAILALVGLRTGMAIRDRFSADAYRGWLRGVLWILSGLLVVQFFRELF is encoded by the coding sequence ATGATGGACGCCTTCAGTCTCAACGAGATCCTCGTGGTCGTGACCGTGGTGCTGGGCGCCGCGCTGATCCACGGGGTGTTCGGGCTGGGCTTTCCCATGGTCGCCACGCCGCTGCTGGCCCTGGTCACCGACGTGCAGACCGCCATCCTCATGACCCTGGGGCCGAACATCGCCGTCAATGTCTGGAGCATGCTGCGGGGCGGCAATCTGGGCGAGAGCCTGGGCCGTTTCTGGCACGTGGCGGCCTGGATGCTCCTCGGCTCCGTGCTGGGCACCCTGTTGCTGATCCTGCTGGATCCCAACCCGTTCCGCCTGCTGCTGGCCCTGACTATCGTGCTGTACCTGCTCAGCGACCAGATCAAGCGCATCGATTTCAGCATCATCCAGCGCCACCCCAAAGGCAGCGGCCGCGTGGCCGGACTGGCCGGAGGCCTGATGGGGGGAACGGTGAATGTGGGCGGGCCGGCCCTGATGATCTACTTTCTGGAACTGCGGGTCGCGCCGCTCGTCGTGGTACAGGCAACCAACCTGGCCTTCCTCGTCGGCAAGAGCGCCCAGACCGCCACCTTCACCGCCTTCGGCATGATCAGCCCCGGACTTGTGCTGCTGTCCCTACCGCTGGCGATCCTGGCCCTGGTGGGATTGCGCACCGGCATGGCCATCCGCGACCGGTTCTCCGCCGATGCCTACCGGGGATGGCTGAGAGGTGTACTGTGGATACTGAGCGGCTTGCTGGTGGTGCAGTTCTTTCGGGAACTGTTTTGA
- a CDS encoding DUF1499 domain-containing protein, with the protein MKVLWWLMPVVLVLGAAFTLSRWPVINDVRTGETPEYPDIQPQYLPAPPEQVYEAALNAVRGFGWEILEKDPATGRIEAVATTRFLRFKDDISIRIQAAEQGGSRVEMRSRSRVGRGDLGTNARRIRAFQEALQKLEG; encoded by the coding sequence ATGAAGGTGTTGTGGTGGCTGATGCCTGTCGTCCTGGTACTCGGGGCCGCGTTCACCCTGAGCCGCTGGCCCGTCATCAACGACGTGCGCACCGGGGAGACACCGGAGTACCCCGACATCCAGCCCCAGTACCTGCCTGCCCCACCGGAACAGGTCTACGAGGCAGCGCTGAACGCCGTGCGGGGTTTCGGCTGGGAGATCCTGGAGAAGGACCCGGCCACGGGCCGCATCGAGGCGGTGGCCACCACCCGGTTCCTGCGCTTCAAGGACGACATCAGCATCCGGATCCAGGCGGCGGAGCAGGGCGGCAGCCGGGTGGAAATGCGCTCCCGCTCCCGGGTGGGCCGGGGTGACCTCGGCACCAACGCCCGGCGCATCCGGGCCTTCCAGGAAGCACTGCAAAAGTTAGAAGGGTGA
- a CDS encoding DEAD/DEAH box helicase has translation MSSVSKFADLGLADPLLRALEETGYESPTPIQAQAIPEVLKGRDLRAAAQTGTGKTAGFTLPILQLLSHRPALKSGPGRPRCLVLTPTRELAAQVHESVETYGKYLTLRSLVMFGGVNINPQIRALRGQVDIIVATPGRLLDHAGQKTVDLSGVEILVLDEADRMLDMGFIHDIRRIMKLLPARRQNLLFSATFSDEMRALADGILTNPASVEVAARNTTAERVQQQVHLVESHAKRDLLSHLIKQNQWQQVLVFTRTKHGANRLAEKLSKDGIPAAAIHGNKSQAARTKALDQFKNGRIPVLVATDIAARGLDIDQLPQVVNFELPNVPEDYVHRIGRTGRAGAAGAALSLVDREEMRLLTSIERLIRRPIERIQTEGFVAPPKSANDADGNRPPRGGRPGGGRPGNGARQGAPRGGRPGGAPAGARRQGAGGRGRGGNGARSGNR, from the coding sequence ATGTCTTCTGTTTCCAAGTTTGCCGACCTCGGGTTGGCCGATCCCCTTTTGCGTGCCCTGGAAGAGACCGGCTATGAATCGCCGACTCCGATCCAGGCCCAGGCCATCCCCGAAGTGCTCAAGGGCCGCGACCTGCGCGCCGCCGCCCAGACCGGCACCGGCAAGACCGCCGGCTTCACCCTGCCCATCCTGCAGCTGCTGTCCCACCGCCCCGCCCTCAAGAGCGGGCCGGGCCGACCCCGCTGCCTGGTGCTGACCCCCACCCGTGAGCTGGCCGCCCAGGTGCACGAGTCCGTGGAGACCTACGGCAAGTACCTGACCCTGCGCTCCCTGGTGATGTTCGGCGGCGTGAACATCAATCCACAGATCCGCGCCCTGCGCGGCCAGGTGGACATCATCGTGGCCACCCCTGGCCGCCTGCTGGATCACGCGGGCCAGAAGACCGTGGACCTCTCCGGCGTGGAGATCCTGGTCCTGGACGAGGCCGATCGCATGCTGGACATGGGCTTCATCCACGACATCCGCCGCATCATGAAACTGCTGCCGGCCAGGCGTCAGAACCTGCTGTTCTCCGCCACCTTCTCCGATGAGATGCGTGCCCTGGCGGACGGCATTTTGACCAACCCGGCCAGCGTGGAAGTGGCCGCGCGCAACACCACCGCCGAGCGCGTGCAGCAGCAGGTGCACCTGGTGGAAAGCCACGCCAAGCGGGATCTGCTCAGCCACCTGATCAAGCAGAACCAGTGGCAGCAGGTGCTGGTGTTCACCCGCACCAAGCACGGCGCCAACCGCCTGGCTGAGAAGCTGTCCAAGGACGGCATCCCGGCGGCCGCCATCCACGGCAACAAGAGTCAGGCGGCCCGCACCAAGGCCCTGGACCAGTTCAAGAACGGCCGTATCCCGGTGCTGGTGGCCACCGACATCGCCGCCCGTGGCCTGGACATCGACCAGCTGCCCCAGGTGGTGAACTTCGAGTTGCCCAACGTGCCCGAGGACTACGTGCACCGCATCGGCCGCACCGGGCGTGCCGGTGCCGCCGGCGCTGCCCTGTCCCTGGTGGACCGGGAGGAGATGCGCCTGCTGACCAGCATCGAACGGCTGATCCGCCGTCCCATCGAGCGCATCCAGACGGAAGGCTTCGTGGCACCGCCGAAATCCGCCAACGACGCCGACGGCAATCGCCCGCCCCGTGGTGGTCGTCCCGGTGGTGGACGCCCAGGCAACGGTGCCCGCCAGGGCGCACCCCGTGGCGGTCGTCCCGGTGGCGCACCTGCTGGTGCCCGCCGTCAGGGTGCCGGGGGGCGGGGCCGTGGCGGCAACGGTGCCCGCAGCGGCAACCGCTAG
- the rnk gene encoding nucleoside diphosphate kinase regulator has protein sequence MTQQPSITLSSLDLDRLEHLLDSLPREALANHRQLLAELERANVVEPSQVPPTLVTMNSRVRFRVEPEGREFQRTLVYPSGMDGDEEKISVLAPIGSALLGLSVGDSIAWPTPKGGEMNVRIMEILYQPEAAGEMHR, from the coding sequence ATGACACAGCAACCGAGCATCACCCTGTCCTCCCTGGATCTGGATCGTCTCGAGCATCTGCTCGACAGCCTGCCCAGAGAGGCCCTGGCCAACCACCGCCAGCTGCTGGCCGAGCTGGAGCGTGCCAACGTGGTTGAACCGTCGCAGGTTCCGCCCACCCTGGTGACCATGAACTCCAGGGTGCGTTTCCGCGTGGAGCCGGAAGGGCGCGAATTCCAGCGCACCCTGGTCTACCCCTCGGGCATGGACGGCGACGAGGAGAAGATCTCCGTACTGGCTCCCATCGGCAGCGCCCTGCTGGGCCTGTCCGTGGGCGACAGCATCGCCTGGCCCACCCCCAAGGGCGGCGAAATGAACGTGCGCATCATGGAGATCCTCTACCAGCCGGAGGCGGCGGGAGAGATGCATCGCTGA
- a CDS encoding DJ-1/PfpI family protein has product MQKHVGILIFENVEVLDFTGPYEVFVTTRLDETRRRETESPYRVSLLAATAEPVTCSGGMRVLPTYTLNDAPALDILVVPGGWGVRALLEDAALQAWLRDRAGQVSTLASVCTGSLLLASAGLLDGRDATTHWRSLPFMKEHFPRVRVHEDLHVVQDGDLISSAGISAGMDLALHLVARDHGVEVAANAARNMEYPWPTDNTRRVTL; this is encoded by the coding sequence ATGCAAAAGCACGTCGGCATCCTGATCTTCGAAAACGTGGAGGTGCTGGACTTCACCGGCCCCTACGAGGTGTTCGTCACCACGCGCCTGGATGAGACGCGTCGGCGCGAGACCGAGTCCCCGTATCGGGTGAGCCTGCTGGCGGCCACCGCTGAGCCGGTCACCTGTTCCGGCGGCATGCGCGTGCTGCCCACGTACACACTGAACGATGCACCCGCCCTGGACATCCTGGTGGTGCCGGGAGGCTGGGGCGTGCGCGCCTTGCTGGAGGATGCAGCCCTGCAGGCCTGGCTCAGGGACAGGGCAGGGCAGGTGAGCACGCTTGCCTCGGTGTGCACCGGCTCCCTGCTGTTGGCCTCAGCCGGCCTACTGGACGGACGGGACGCCACCACCCACTGGCGTTCCCTGCCCTTCATGAAAGAACATTTCCCACGGGTCCGCGTGCACGAGGACCTGCACGTGGTGCAGGATGGTGACCTCATCAGTTCCGCCGGCATCTCCGCGGGCATGGACCTGGCACTGCACCTGGTGGCGCGGGATCATGGCGTGGAGGTGGCCGCCAACGCCGCGCGCAACATGGAATACCCCTGGCCCACGGACAACACGCGAAGGGTGACACTCTGA
- a CDS encoding DUF4197 domain-containing protein has protein sequence MTRRRFLLTLLLAVPAGQTQANWWERAQDLLRGVTGGSTTTSGLTQAEIIDGLREALRIGTDNVVSRLGAPGGFLNDPRIRIPLPYGLNRAQEQLSRVGLSGMLDDLEVRMNRAAEAATPRARALFVNAIRDMSIQDAQSILNGPDDAATRYFESRMREPLGTEMRPIVDETLSDAGAVRVHDDLMRRYRSIPFLPEVDTDLSGHVVDRALDGVFHYLAVEEAAIRQDPARRTTELLRKVFGSGG, from the coding sequence ATGACACGCCGCCGCTTCCTGCTCACCCTGCTGCTGGCGGTACCCGCCGGCCAGACCCAGGCCAACTGGTGGGAGAGGGCACAAGACCTGCTGCGTGGCGTGACCGGCGGCAGCACCACCACCTCGGGTCTGACCCAGGCCGAGATCATCGACGGCCTGCGCGAGGCGCTGCGCATCGGTACCGACAACGTGGTCAGCCGGTTGGGCGCGCCCGGCGGCTTTCTCAACGACCCCCGGATACGCATCCCGCTGCCCTATGGCCTGAACCGGGCCCAGGAACAGCTGTCCCGTGTCGGCCTGAGTGGCATGCTGGACGATCTCGAGGTCCGCATGAACCGCGCCGCCGAGGCGGCCACGCCCCGGGCCAGGGCGCTGTTCGTCAACGCCATCCGCGACATGAGCATCCAGGACGCCCAGTCCATCCTGAACGGCCCGGACGATGCCGCCACCCGCTATTTCGAGTCCCGCATGCGCGAGCCCCTGGGCACGGAGATGCGCCCCATCGTGGACGAGACCCTCTCGGATGCCGGCGCCGTGCGCGTGCACGATGACCTGATGCGCCGCTACCGCAGCATCCCGTTCCTGCCCGAGGTGGACACGGACCTGAGCGGCCACGTGGTCGACCGCGCCCTGGACGGCGTGTTCCATTACCTGGCCGTGGAAGAGGCCGCCATCCGCCAGGACCCGGCCCGGCGCACCACGGAATTGCTCAGGAAGGTGTTTGGAAGCGGCGGATAA
- a CDS encoding LysR family transcriptional regulator, with amino-acid sequence MKLEGIRTFVAIVEAGSITAAARRLGVAKSVVSHRLSELEDSVGARLIQRSSRRLSLTEQGEMFHRFSARMLGELDEAVSRIAEEGHELRGPLRVAAPMSFGLLHLGPALYPFLREHPGIQLDLDLNDRMVDLVGEGYDMAIRIGQLPDSTLVARRLVSSCSLLVASPAYLAEHGRPKHVEALSEHRGILYSNVHPNDQLRFRRADGTVTGHFATALQVNNGDAMRDAAIAGLGLAVIPDFIVWQALADGRLVVVELDGSLPEVGVYAVFPQNRHLTAKVRALTEHLAASFGDPPYWKFDREERSDRR; translated from the coding sequence ATGAAACTGGAAGGTATTCGCACCTTTGTGGCCATCGTCGAGGCCGGCTCCATCACCGCCGCTGCCCGGCGCCTGGGCGTGGCCAAGTCGGTGGTGAGTCATCGGCTCTCGGAACTGGAAGATTCGGTGGGTGCGCGGCTGATCCAGCGCTCCTCGCGCCGGCTTTCGCTCACCGAGCAGGGGGAGATGTTTCACCGCTTCAGCGCCCGGATGCTGGGGGAGCTGGACGAGGCGGTGTCGCGCATCGCCGAGGAGGGCCACGAGTTGCGCGGCCCGCTGCGGGTGGCCGCGCCCATGAGTTTCGGCCTGCTGCACCTGGGCCCTGCCCTCTACCCCTTCCTGCGTGAACACCCCGGCATCCAGCTGGACCTGGACCTGAACGACCGCATGGTGGACCTGGTGGGGGAAGGCTACGACATGGCCATTCGCATCGGTCAGCTACCGGATTCGACCCTGGTGGCCCGGCGCCTGGTCTCGAGCTGCAGCCTGCTGGTTGCCAGCCCTGCTTACCTGGCTGAACACGGCAGACCGAAGCACGTGGAGGCGCTGTCAGAGCACCGGGGGATCCTCTACTCGAACGTGCATCCCAACGACCAGCTGCGCTTCAGGCGTGCAGACGGTACCGTCACCGGTCATTTCGCCACGGCCCTGCAGGTGAACAACGGCGATGCCATGCGCGATGCCGCCATCGCCGGCCTGGGCCTGGCGGTGATCCCGGACTTCATCGTCTGGCAGGCCCTGGCGGACGGGCGGCTGGTGGTGGTGGAACTGGACGGGAGCCTGCCGGAGGTGGGCGTGTATGCGGTGTTCCCCCAGAACCGGCACCTGACCGCCAAGGTCAGGGCGTTGACGGAACACCTGGCGGCGAGTTTCGGGGATCCGCCGTATTGGAAGTTTGATCGTGAGGAGAGAAGCGACAGGAGATAG
- the wrbA gene encoding NAD(P)H:quinone oxidoreductase, with product MNTKVLILYYSTWGHVEQMAQAVAEGVREVQGAEAVIKRVPELMPEDVAKGAGAKLDQAAPIATPAELADYDAIIIGTPTRYGRMAAQMANFLDQTGQLWFQDKLVGKVGSVFASTASQHGGQETTLISTIVNLMHLGMTIVGLPYSEKRQLTLDEVAGGSPYGATTLAAGDGSRQPSEIELAMARSQGRHVAETAVAQKLGKAQMK from the coding sequence ATGAACACCAAAGTGCTGATCCTGTATTACTCCACCTGGGGCCACGTGGAGCAGATGGCCCAGGCCGTGGCCGAGGGCGTGCGCGAAGTGCAGGGCGCCGAGGCCGTCATCAAGCGGGTCCCGGAGCTGATGCCCGAGGACGTGGCCAAGGGCGCCGGCGCCAAGCTGGACCAGGCCGCGCCCATCGCCACCCCCGCCGAACTGGCCGACTACGACGCCATCATCATCGGCACCCCCACCCGCTACGGCCGCATGGCCGCACAGATGGCCAACTTTCTCGACCAGACCGGCCAGCTGTGGTTCCAGGACAAGCTGGTGGGCAAGGTGGGCAGCGTGTTTGCCTCCACGGCCAGCCAACACGGCGGCCAGGAAACCACGCTGATCTCCACCATCGTCAACCTCATGCATCTGGGCATGACCATCGTGGGTCTGCCCTACAGCGAGAAGCGCCAGCTGACCCTGGATGAGGTGGCGGGCGGTTCCCCCTACGGCGCCACCACCCTGGCCGCCGGCGACGGCAGCCGCCAGCCCTCCGAGATCGAGCTGGCCATGGCCCGATCCCAGGGTCGCCACGTGGCGGAGACCGCCGTGGCGCAGAAGCTGGGCAAGGCACAGATGAAGTGA
- the arfB gene encoding alternative ribosome rescue aminoacyl-tRNA hydrolase ArfB, with protein MLAISNKVSIPDHEIEISAIRAQGAGGQNVNKVSSAIHLRFDIPGSSLPDFYKTRLLALRDHRITREGVVIIKAQRFRTQEGNREDALRRLAELIRSVAVVPKARKPTRPSLTAKRKRVDEKTRRGRTKELRGKVDLQ; from the coding sequence ATGCTCGCCATCTCCAACAAGGTCTCCATCCCCGATCACGAGATCGAGATCAGCGCGATCCGCGCCCAGGGGGCGGGCGGGCAGAACGTCAACAAGGTCTCCAGCGCCATTCACCTGCGCTTCGACATCCCCGGCTCCTCGCTTCCCGACTTCTACAAGACCCGCCTGCTGGCCCTGCGTGACCATCGCATCACCCGCGAGGGGGTGGTCATCATCAAGGCCCAGCGCTTCCGCACCCAGGAAGGCAACCGGGAAGACGCCTTGCGACGCCTCGCCGAGCTGATCCGCAGCGTCGCCGTGGTGCCCAAGGCCCGCAAGCCCACCCGGCCGAGCCTCACGGCCAAGCGCAAGCGGGTGGACGAGAAGACCCGCCGGGGTCGCACCAAGGAGCTGCGCGGCAAGGTGGACCTCCAGTGA